Within Limisalsivibrio acetivorans, the genomic segment GCATTGCGCACCTCGCCGCTCATCATAAGGCCTATCTCCTCTCTGGTGGTCTCCTCAGGCCTTACAACACCTGTTATTCCTCCACGGAACATAACCGCCACCCGATCGGAGAGCTTGAGAAGCTCGTCCAGATCCTCGCTGATAAGAATGGTGCTCATCCCCTTATCCCTCGCCTCGGCAATAACCTTATGCACATACTCCGCAGAGCCAATATCAAGCCCTCTGGTCGGGTACAGAGCAACAAGAACGAGGGGGTTGAGGGAAAGCTCCCTTGCGATGATTACCTTCTGAATATTACCGCCTGAAAGGAGCCTGACAGGCGAGCCTTTAGGGCCTGTCTTTATGGCGAAACGCTCAACAAGGTCGTCGTAATTATCCTGTATCGCCTTTCTGTTTTGTATGGGACCGCTTCGGAATTTTGCATCCTTGTAGCTCTTAAGTATCAGATTTTCATCCACACTCATCTCCGGAGCAATACCGAGAGCCTTTCTGTCCTCGGGGATGTGGGCAATCATCTGGATGAGTGAGTTACGCCCTCTTGTGTGGGTAACATCCTCACCACCTGCCATGATCACACCATCGCAGGCATCCCTGAGCCCTGTGAGGACCTCTGCCAATGCTTTCTGACCGTTTCCTGCAACACCGGCTATACCGAGTATCTCACCTTTGCAGAGTTCGAAGCTCAACTCGGAAACATCCGCCATTCCTTTGTCGTTATTGACGCATAGATTGGATACGCTGAGGATTGTTTCATCGAAGGCAACGGGATTCTTCTCCCACTCGGGTATGTCATCGGAGCCGATCATAAGGCTTGCAAGCCTTGATTCATCGAAATCCCCAGCCTCCAGGCTGGCCACAGTTCTTCCTTTCTTGAGCACTGTAACCCTGTCCGAAAGCTCCATAACCTCACGCATCTTATGGGAGATGAATATGATAGATTTTCCTTTTTCTTTGAGCTTCTTAAGGAATCCAAAGAGGTTCCTTGCCTCCTGCGGCGTGAGAACCGCCGTGGGTTCATCAAGGATAAGTACCTTGCAGTCACGCACCAGAAGCTTAACCAGCTCCACCCACTGTTGCTCGCCGATGGAGAGCTTCCAGATCGGTTCCTCAAGATCTATTTCCAGACCGAACTCGGACAAAATCTCTTTCGTTCTGCGGGCGATCTGCTTCCTGTTTATAATGCCCGGAAGGTCGTCCAGAGAAAGAAGGATATTTTCCATTACGGAGTGGTTTTTAACCAGCATAAAGTGCTGATACACCATGCCTATGCCGAGGCTTAGACTTTCCGCCGGTTTAGCGGGGCGAACCTCTTTGCCGTCTATGCTTATCCGCCCTGATTCAGGCTTATACAGTCCCGCAAGGACGCTCATAAGCGTACTCTTGCCGGCTCCGTTTTCACCGAGGAGGGTGTGGATCTCTCCCAGATGGCACTCAAGCCTGACATCGTCGAGTGCCTTAACGCCGGGGAAACTCTTTGTTATTCCTTCAAGCTTAAGAAAGGGTTCCAATTGAGCAATCCTGAGAATAAAAAAGAGCAGACCCGGACAACTCCAGGCCTGCTCTGTTATTGTTTAAGCAATTACTTGGCGGAGCCCTGAACGCCTTCTACGAAGAAGTCCATGCTCAGCATTTCGCCATCGGTCATTGTTTTACCTGAGGGTACAACAACCTTGCCGCTCTGGTCCTTGATGGGGCCGGTGAACACATCGGTTCTGCCGCTGGCCAGAGCTTCGTACTGCTCCATAACCATGTCTTTAACTTCTGCGGGAACGGCATCATTGATGGGAGCAAGGTCTACAAGCTTCTTGTCAAGTCCCCACCAGATCTGCCTGGATTCCCAGTTGCCGTTGTGTACTTCCTCGGCGATCTGGGTGTAAACAGCTTCCCAGTTCCATACGGGTGCAGTGAGGAAGGCTTTGGGTGCAAACTTGCTCATGTCGGAGTTGTATCCGATGGCGTATGCGCCTCTCTTCTCAGCAGCCTGAAGGGGAGCGGGGGTATCCTGGTGCATGGTGATCACGTCTGCGCCTGCATCGAGTGCTGATTCAGCGGCTTCTCTTTCCTTGCCGGGATCGAACCATGTGTGTGTCCAGACAACCTTAACCTTTGCATCGGGATTAACACTGCGAACGCCGAGGGTGAAGGCGTTGATCCCCCTGATAACCTCAGGGATGGGGAATGCGGCAACATATCCGATGGTGTCGGATTCGGTCATTTTACCAGCGATGATACCGGAAAGGTAGCGGGGCTGATACATACGTCCGAAGTATGTTCCCACGTTCTCGGCTGTTTTGTAGCCGGAGCAGTGCATGAATACGATGTCTTTGTTGCGCTTGGCAACTTCGATGGTGGGGTCCATGTAGCCAAAGCTTGTGGTGAAGATAAGGTTGTATCCTTTCTTCGCAAGGCTTGTGATGATCCTTGTGGAGTCAGCACCTTCGGGTACGGATTCGATAAAGGTTGTTTTAGTAACGTAGGGGAGTTCTTCCATAACCTTGCGCCCTTCATCGTGGGCATAGGTCCAGCCTGCGTCACCTACGGGTCCTACATATACGAACCCGGCTTTGATGTCCTTTGCCGAAGCCATGGATACGGCAAACACCATAACAAAGATTACAGCCAAAAGTTTCTTCATGTTGCACATCCTCACTGTGTTTATTGAAGCGTTTCCCCTCCTGAAGGGAAGCGTAAAAGGTACACCCTAACCGTTCTGCTTATTATAACGTGTGATCGTGCTGTAAAGATATAGTTTTAATGCAGTAGTAAAGTGCTGTCAATCACGATGTTAGAACCTTGTGAAGTCTTAGGCGGCGTAGCCACAGCCAGTTAGGGGTTAGAAAGGATTACACGAAAAAAGCCCCTGCAAAAGTGCAGAGGCTTTGTATTCATTTTTTAGGCTTTAATTCATTTTTTGGAGCATCGAAACCGATGCCCTGCTATTCTCTAAGCTCAAGTGAAGCCGGAAGGCGAGGAACAGCCTCCGCCGGAAGAGTCCGAACCGGGCGAGAAGGAACTAACAGCAGAGATTAGCTTCTCCACTTCCTCACTTTCGCATTTCGGGCACTTTACCTCTGCAGTAGAGCTGAAAACGAGCTTCGAAAACTCATTCTCGCACTTTTTGCATTTGTATTCGTAAATCGGCATCTTCCGTTACCCTTCTTTGCTGTTCTTAGATGTATTTCTTAACAGCGTCCTCGTAAACACCCTTGGGCTGAACGCCGATAAACTGCTCTGCAACTTTACCTTCGTTAAAAACCATAACAGTGGGGATGCTCATGATGCCGTACTTGGCGGCGAGCTGCTGGTTTTCATCAACGTTTACCTTGGCTACCTTTATCTTGCCTTCGTATTCGCCTGCAAGCGCTTCGATAGTGGGGGTAAGCATACGGCAAGGTCCGCACCAAACTGCCCAGAAATCTACAACTACGGGAACATCGCTTTCAAGAACCTCGCTCTGGAAGCTTGATTCGTTAAGTTCTACAGCCATTATTTCCTCCTTAATAACTTCTTAAGTTATAGTATACCAATTAGTGTTTTTGTCAATAATTCAGCTTTCATACTATATAAATTATAGCTTACTCACCATCATGCAATGGGATTAGAAGGGACAAACACCGAAAATATCGCAATCTGAGCATGTTTCCCCTTTCTCATACCTGCATCCGCCGGCTATGCCTAGCCTTGTAAGGGAAAAATCATATTTTGCAGGATCCTCTGGGTTCATTTCCCTGAAAAAGTTCGTTACAGTTTCAAGGTTTTTCCTCGTTCCCGCAGTTGTTTTAATGATCCCTCTATTGTATGCGAATCTTAATATATGCGTATCTATTGGAAATTGCAACCCCGCACTTTGAAATTTTTTCCACAGACCGAAATCTATCTCGTCGCTGCGGATCATCCATCGCATAAACATACGGAAACGTTTAGCTCCAGACTTCACAGGATCGGGGAAAAGGAAGGCATACCCCCTCCCTGCGCCGAAACGCTCACCCTCGCCTTTCATATGGTTCACAAAGGTGATGAGGGCCTCCTCGGGGTCGGAGGAGAAGCTGTAGAAGGCATCCTCCACGGAACCGAATCGCTGGTAAAGCTCGCGCACTGCAAGGCTGAAAGCTCTTACATCCTCCGGCTTCTGAAAGCGGTAGTAAAGTTCTGTGGGTTTATCCTGAATATCCCCTGGATCCGTTCCGTATTCATTGAAATAGGATAGCAGAAAACCTTTGATCGCCTTCACATTTCCATAGGCGAAACAGCTTGCCGCCAGAGACACAAATTCCGTACTCCCCCCTATGGTGTGGGGGTAGAAGATCGGGTCTGTATCGATATACTCTTTACGGTTATAACGGCTGTACAGTTCCTCAAAGAACGGCCTGTGGAGTTCTGCTTTTTTCAGCAATCTTCCCTCGGGATTATGTAAAGGTTTGTTCTGGAAACATCCAGCTCCGCCTTATCCAGTCCGTTCTGGGAGAAGAATTCCAGAAGATTGAAGGAACCCTTCTGACCTGAGGAGAGAACTATCCAGTCATCACCTCTGGCGAGCAGGAATTCATCAAGGATAATCTGCTTATCACGCCCCTTTTTGTCCTTTCTTATGTAATAGTTCTTTCCCTGTTCCATAAGCTCATTGAGCGTGGCGGATAGATCTCCGCCTAAACGGAAGCGCCCTGCGAAGGTATGCTTCTTTTCATTGGCTCTCAAGGGGAGGATCTCTTTAACAACAAAGCCTTCAGGGAGGATATCGTTGAGGGTATCCCGCATCGAATCCAGACCGCCGAAGTCCGCCGCCTCGATACCCATGAGGTCATTAAAGGCATCAACCCCCACAGGAGGGGGAATAAGATAGCGCATCTTCGGCTGGGGGTTAAACCCCTTTGTGAAGCCGAGGGGTAGACCGGCTATTCTGGCAGCATGGACAAACAAGCGTGTGGATTCTATGGCAGACATGAAACGCCCCGCACCTGTCTTTGAGATGCGGAGGATATAGTGATTAAGCTCCTCACCCCTCTCCTCCTTCTCCGGGTTGGAGGGGAGTCCTTCGTCTGCGTAGCTGTTCTTTATCTCTTCGAAATCGCAGACACCGCATGCGGAGCAGTCCGCCTCACGGCAGTCGGGGGTTATCAGCCCCTCAAAGCTCCTCTTATATTCAGTATAAAGATAATCCTTTGTTACGCCGGAATCTATGTGTTCCCAGGAGAGCTTCTCATCACTGCCAAACTCTCTGCCGGAGAACTCCTCCATGGTGAGGTTATTTTCCTCGAAGGCCTCATGCCATATCTCAGCGTTGAAAACCTCTGACCAGCCGTCGAACATCGCCCCCTTCTCCACCACACTTTCAAGTATATCGCACAGCCTGTCGTCACCCCGTGAGAAAACACCCTCAAGGATACTGGGAAGGGTGTCATGGGTACTGCACTTTATGCGCATGGAGCGGAGCTTGTCGTTAACTATCCTCTGCTTCCTGCGGAACTCCCCCGCACTGTTCATCGGAAACCACTGGTACGGCGTATGGGGCTTGGGTACAAAATTCGATATGGAGACACGGACATTAAACCGTCCCTTGGCGGAGGCTCTCTTCACCTTTCCGGCGAGCTCTGCAATGGCGGCAACATCCTCATCGGTTTCACCGGGCAGGCCTATCATGAAATAGAGCTTGGCACCATTCCACCCGGAATAGGAGGCCTTCGCCACGGCGTTTATGATCTCTTCTTCGCTCAAGTTCTTGTTTATGGCATCACGCATACGCTGGGATCCCGCCTCTGGAGCTATGGTGAAGCCAGATTTACGAACCCTTGAAAGCTCCCTGAAGATAAAATCACGTATCCTGTCCGCCCTTATGGAGGGGAGTGAGAGGGATGTGTTCTTCGCCTCAAGGAGTTTTGCCATGGTTACCAGAAGCTCTTCAAGGCGGCTGTAGTCCGCCGCAGAGAGTGAGAGGAGAGAAACCTCCATGTAACCGCTGGAGGCTATCTGGCTCAACGCTTCCTCGGCGATACTCTCTATACTTCGCTCACGGGAGGGTCGGTATAGTATGCCGGCCTGGCAGAAGCGGCAGCCCCTTGTGCAACCTCTGGAGATCTCCACAGCAACCCTGTCCTGCACGATGGGCATGGAGGGTACGATGAGCCTGTTTATCGTTACATCGTTACTGAAACCAGTGTGAATGTTCCTTTTAACCCGTTTGTCACGTTGGAGTGACGGCACCCACGTGTACTCCTTTGTATCAAGGTACTCAAGCCTCTCACGCCTCGTTCCCCCTTTGCGGATAAGCTGTTCCAGCCCCTCCATCAAGGGGGCTATCTCAGCCTCCATCTCCCCTATGAAAAAGACATCGGCAAAACGGCTGAGTGGCATAGGGTTCGCACAGCAGGAACCACCCATGAACACGAGGGGATCATCCTCACCCCTGTCCTCGGCACGGAGGGGGATACCGGACATCCTGAGTGTCTGCAGGATATTGGTGTAGGATAGCTCGTACTGGAGCGAGAAGCCCAGAACATCGAATTCCTTTAATGGCTTTGAGCTTTCGAGGCTGGTGAAAATATCCGAACCAAGGGTTTCAACGGCATCGGTCCAGGGCATGAAGAAACGCTCTGCGCTGATCTTATCCGAGAGGTTAAGCCTCTCATAAAGCTGTTTAAAGCCAATATGGCTCATGCCTACTTCGTAAACATCGGGGAATATGAGGCAGAAATCAAGCCTCTCCCCCTCCCCTTTATGGAAGGAGTTGATCTCGTGGTTGATGTACCTTGAAGGTTTTGTAACCTTCAGCAGTGAATTATCTGTCATTTATTGCTCGCCTGGTAGTTCAAGTCTCCTCATGGCTACGCTGTTAACAAGCCCAAGCATTGCCATGAAGGTTAATAGAGAGGAGCCGCCATAACTGACAAGGGGCATGGGGATACCCACAACGGGCATCATACCCACTGTCATAGCGACGTTTACATAAAACTGAAAGAATATTATCCCGCTGACAACCACAGGGATAATCTTACCCGTGGGTTCGTTGGCAAGATGACCTATCTTCATAACCCGCACAACAAGATAGGCGAAGAACATAACAACAAGGGCAGCTCCGGCAAAGCCTGTCTCCTCTGCAATTACGGAGAAGATGAAGTCGGTATGCCTTTCGGGAATGAACTTAAGGTGGGACTGGGTCCCCTCCAGAAAGCCCTTGCCCATGATTCCGCCGCTTCCTATGCCTATCTTGGACTGTATAACATGGTAACCGGAGCCGAAGGGATCCGCTTCCGGGTTCATAAACGTTAGTACCCTCTGCTGCTGGTACGGTTTAAGCTGTGACCAGAGGATGGGAGCGGCCAAAAGTGCCGCCACGGTGAGGATGATAAATGTCCACCGGCGTATACCGAGGAAAAGGACAAGTATCGCCCAGACTACAATGTATGTCCCGGCCGTACCCAGATCCGGCTCAAGGAAAATGAGCAGGAACGGCGGTATTACAGGAACAAAGTTGAATGCAAGCTTCTTAAAGGAGAGCTTGCTTGTATCGAAATCGAAGAAAACCTTCGCAAGTATAAGTATCCATACAAACTTGAAGAACTCCGAGGGCTGGAGA encodes:
- a CDS encoding ABC transporter ATP-binding protein produces the protein MEPFLKLEGITKSFPGVKALDDVRLECHLGEIHTLLGENGAGKSTLMSVLAGLYKPESGRISIDGKEVRPAKPAESLSLGIGMVYQHFMLVKNHSVMENILLSLDDLPGIINRKQIARRTKEILSEFGLEIDLEEPIWKLSIGEQQWVELVKLLVRDCKVLILDEPTAVLTPQEARNLFGFLKKLKEKGKSIIFISHKMREVMELSDRVTVLKKGRTVASLEAGDFDESRLASLMIGSDDIPEWEKNPVAFDETILSVSNLCVNNDKGMADVSELSFELCKGEILGIAGVAGNGQKALAEVLTGLRDACDGVIMAGGEDVTHTRGRNSLIQMIAHIPEDRKALGIAPEMSVDENLILKSYKDAKFRSGPIQNRKAIQDNYDDLVERFAIKTGPKGSPVRLLSGGNIQKVIIARELSLNPLVLVALYPTRGLDIGSAEYVHKVIAEARDKGMSTILISEDLDELLKLSDRVAVMFRGGITGVVRPEETTREEIGLMMSGEVRNAD
- a CDS encoding BMP family ABC transporter substrate-binding protein, with the translated sequence MKKLLAVIFVMVFAVSMASAKDIKAGFVYVGPVGDAGWTYAHDEGRKVMEELPYVTKTTFIESVPEGADSTRIITSLAKKGYNLIFTTSFGYMDPTIEVAKRNKDIVFMHCSGYKTAENVGTYFGRMYQPRYLSGIIAGKMTESDTIGYVAAFPIPEVIRGINAFTLGVRSVNPDAKVKVVWTHTWFDPGKEREAAESALDAGADVITMHQDTPAPLQAAEKRGAYAIGYNSDMSKFAPKAFLTAPVWNWEAVYTQIAEEVHNGNWESRQIWWGLDKKLVDLAPINDAVPAEVKDMVMEQYEALASGRTDVFTGPIKDQSGKVVVPSGKTMTDGEMLSMDFFVEGVQGSAK
- a CDS encoding FmdB family zinc ribbon protein, with the protein product MPIYEYKCKKCENEFSKLVFSSTAEVKCPKCESEEVEKLISAVSSFSPGSDSSGGGCSSPSGFT
- the trxA gene encoding thioredoxin, coding for MAVELNESSFQSEVLESDVPVVVDFWAVWCGPCRMLTPTIEALAGEYEGKIKVAKVNVDENQQLAAKYGIMSIPTVMVFNEGKVAEQFIGVQPKGVYEDAVKKYI
- a CDS encoding TIGR02757 family protein — protein: MLKKAELHRPFFEELYSRYNRKEYIDTDPIFYPHTIGGSTEFVSLAASCFAYGNVKAIKGFLLSYFNEYGTDPGDIQDKPTELYYRFQKPEDVRAFSLAVRELYQRFGSVEDAFYSFSSDPEEALITFVNHMKGEGERFGAGRGYAFLFPDPVKSGAKRFRMFMRWMIRSDEIDFGLWKKFQSAGLQFPIDTHILRFAYNRGIIKTTAGTRKNLETVTNFFREMNPEDPAKYDFSLTRLGIAGGCRYEKGETCSDCDIFGVCPF
- a CDS encoding TIGR03960 family B12-binding radical SAM protein produces the protein MTDNSLLKVTKPSRYINHEINSFHKGEGERLDFCLIFPDVYEVGMSHIGFKQLYERLNLSDKISAERFFMPWTDAVETLGSDIFTSLESSKPLKEFDVLGFSLQYELSYTNILQTLRMSGIPLRAEDRGEDDPLVFMGGSCCANPMPLSRFADVFFIGEMEAEIAPLMEGLEQLIRKGGTRRERLEYLDTKEYTWVPSLQRDKRVKRNIHTGFSNDVTINRLIVPSMPIVQDRVAVEISRGCTRGCRFCQAGILYRPSRERSIESIAEEALSQIASSGYMEVSLLSLSAADYSRLEELLVTMAKLLEAKNTSLSLPSIRADRIRDFIFRELSRVRKSGFTIAPEAGSQRMRDAINKNLSEEEIINAVAKASYSGWNGAKLYFMIGLPGETDEDVAAIAELAGKVKRASAKGRFNVRVSISNFVPKPHTPYQWFPMNSAGEFRRKQRIVNDKLRSMRIKCSTHDTLPSILEGVFSRGDDRLCDILESVVEKGAMFDGWSEVFNAEIWHEAFEENNLTMEEFSGREFGSDEKLSWEHIDSGVTKDYLYTEYKRSFEGLITPDCREADCSACGVCDFEEIKNSYADEGLPSNPEKEERGEELNHYILRISKTGAGRFMSAIESTRLFVHAARIAGLPLGFTKGFNPQPKMRYLIPPPVGVDAFNDLMGIEAADFGGLDSMRDTLNDILPEGFVVKEILPLRANEKKHTFAGRFRLGGDLSATLNELMEQGKNYYIRKDKKGRDKQIILDEFLLARGDDWIVLSSGQKGSFNLLEFFSQNGLDKAELDVSRTNLYIIPREDC
- the rodA gene encoding rod shape-determining protein RodA; this encodes MLGLNRKHLENFDKPLFAAILILLSISVFAIYSAGYDPVTSTVRNYYIKQLFWSFLGILVFLAVSLIGHRRLVKISPWLYLLGLIALGIVLFMPPIMGAKRWIVLAGFRLQPSEFFKFVWILILAKVFFDFDTSKLSFKKLAFNFVPVIPPFLLIFLEPDLGTAGTYIVVWAILVLFLGIRRWTFIILTVAALLAAPILWSQLKPYQQQRVLTFMNPEADPFGSGYHVIQSKIGIGSGGIMGKGFLEGTQSHLKFIPERHTDFIFSVIAEETGFAGAALVVMFFAYLVVRVMKIGHLANEPTGKIIPVVVSGIIFFQFYVNVAMTVGMMPVVGIPMPLVSYGGSSLLTFMAMLGLVNSVAMRRLELPGEQ